Within the Deltaproteobacteria bacterium genome, the region AAAGCTCCAACTCCACAAGGAGCACCAATTTTATGCCCAGAAATCGAAACAGCATCTAACCCCATATCGAATAGATGTTTTACGGAAATCTCAGTCTTGCCAACCGCCTGGCTTAAATCGGAAAAAATAAAAGCTTTCGATCCTTTGCGGCGAATAGCTTCTGTAACTTGCGCTACTGGTTGTAAGGCACCAGTAACATTGTTCGCAGCCATTATAGCAACAAAAGTAGTTGCCTCAGTAACAGCGTTTACTAACTCTTCGCAGTCCACCGCACCAGCAGGCGTAGTTCTAACTAGCGACGCCTCCCAACCTAAACTCCGTAGAAACTCTATAGGCTCTATTACAGATTGATGTTCTATGGCTGTCGCCACAATATGCCCTGCTTTAGAGTTTTTGGGACAGGCGCCAAAAATTATTGCGTTCGCAGCCTCTGTGCCACCGGAACAAAAAACAAGCCTCACGCGAGCCGAATCATTAAACCCCAAAAAACCTAGAACCTCGCCTCTAGCCTTCGATACAAGATAACGCGCTTCTTGCCCTAGCCTATGGGCACTCGATGGATTACCGATGGCTTTATTGCCGCCAATTAATTCGCGGATCGCTTGAGCTGCCTGAGGGCGCAACCTCGAGCTAGCGTTTGCGTCGAGATATATCATCGAGGTATTTTTAAATTGCGGCGCGCCAACTCACTACCCACGCGCCTAAAAATGCTGCCTACGCGAGGCGAATTAACCAAGATCGCGAATATACGCCTCCAAATGTTCCACATTTTCAGTAGACCCCACAAAGAACGCTACGCGCTGGTGAATGGAACTCGGCACGAGATTTAGCGTCGCTTCCTTGCCATTTGAAGCCCTTCCCCCTGCTTGCTCCGCAATTAGCGCTAGTGGTGCGCATTCATAAAGAAGTCGCAACTTGCCTTTTTTTGTCTTAAAATCCTCTGGATATAGAAATATACCGCCTTTTAGCAAAGTGCGGTGAAAATCTGCGACTAAAGAACCCACATACCTTGCCCG harbors:
- a CDS encoding aminotransferase class V-fold PLP-dependent enzyme, which codes for MIYLDANASSRLRPQAAQAIRELIGGNKAIGNPSSAHRLGQEARYLVSKARGEVLGFLGFNDSARVRLVFCSGGTEAANAIIFGACPKNSKAGHIVATAIEHQSVIEPIEFLRSLGWEASLVRTTPAGAVDCEELVNAVTEATTFVAIMAANNVTGALQPVAQVTEAIRRKGSKAFIFSDLSQAVGKTEISVKHLFDMGLDAVSISGHKIGAPCGVGAFVIRNEVLEAGHDGRPRLLPLLLGGPQEYRLRAGTENCLGIAALGAVARHLAKTLGDDLARLSNLREAFFRMLEKECSGLRRIVPTASEGFLGSLSNTLALVFSGVSAEDLVVALDLEGVCVSTGSACSSGKQEVSHVYRGMQMSEEDAKSAIRISLDWDADRQVVEDAALKISNVVSRIRSQVGNQ